A section of the Humulus lupulus chromosome 2, drHumLupu1.1, whole genome shotgun sequence genome encodes:
- the LOC133815456 gene encoding uncharacterized protein LOC133815456 — MPLSVFRRLGLGEARPTTVTLQLAESSLTHPRCIIEDVLVKVDKFIFPTDFIVHDMEEDEDVPIILGRSFLAIGQALIDVKKGEFRLRVQGEEVVFNVFKALKYPRASDSCFSVNVIEESLSKGKLIKNPLEKSLISPSMEDCDDTEVIKYVNWLNSARPVYKKKYEELGQGPERPLPSIEKPPILELKTLPEHLKYAYLCKNDALPVIILTSLSTVEEKNY; from the coding sequence ATGCCGTTGTCTGTATTTAGAAGACTTGGTTTAGGGGAAGCTAGACCCACTACTGTTACTCTTCAATTGGCCGAAAGTTCATTGACACATCCTCGAtgtattattgaagatgttcttgtcaAAGTGGACAAATTCATCTTTCCCACAGATTTTATTGTGcatgatatggaggaagatgaagatgTTCCAATTATTTTAGGGAGATCATTTTTAGCCATCGGTCAAGCCTTGATAGATGTTAAAAAAGGAGAGTTTAGGCTGAGAGTGCAGGGTGAAGAGGTTGTATTTAATGTGTTCAAGGCTTTGAAGTATCCTAGAGCAAGCGATAGTTGCTTTAGTGTGAATGTAATTGAGGAAAGTTTGTCAAAgggaaaactcatcaaaaatccGCTTGAGAAGAGTCTTATTTCGCCAAGTATGGAAGACTGTGATGACACTGAGGTCATTAAATATGTAAATTGGTTAAATTCCGCTAGACCTGTTTATAAGAAGAAATATGAGGAACTTGGACAAGGGCCCGAGAGACCACTACCATCCATTGAGAAGCCACCGATACTTGAATTGAAGACTTTACCGGAACATCTTAAGTACGCTTATTTGTGTAAGAATGACGCTCTCCCAGTTATTATTTTAACTTCATTATCTACTGTTGAAGAGAAAAATTATTAA